In the genome of Hyphobacterium sp. CCMP332, one region contains:
- a CDS encoding DUF2490 domain-containing protein, whose amino-acid sequence MRQILLIAVLISILNCGLSYGDSGEDRSLPPREIFHETGIWYGLYTKYMIANKLFYYGEYHVRRTEWNTHMNKLYLRFGLAYLINPSLEITAGFVNPYSWYQVESRELEDRVVPEFRFWQQFLFVQEVGRLKLYHQFRFEERWKRDHFKGEPYHFSQRYRYKFTIYTPLNHNHIQNKTVFLAQNAEIFIQSGQKVIYNNLEEIRVFNGIGYLLNNNWQFQLGYAWHYAQKPEGHKFRHQDIIRMSVYHNMDLRRNKGPNLH is encoded by the coding sequence ATGAGGCAGATTTTACTAATAGCAGTATTAATTTCAATCCTGAATTGTGGATTGTCTTATGGGGACAGTGGTGAAGACAGATCGCTTCCTCCTAGGGAGATTTTCCATGAAACCGGAATTTGGTATGGCTTATATACCAAGTACATGATTGCCAACAAGCTATTCTATTATGGAGAATACCATGTAAGACGTACCGAGTGGAATACGCACATGAATAAATTGTACCTGCGATTTGGTCTGGCGTATTTGATTAACCCTAGTTTGGAAATTACAGCCGGTTTTGTCAATCCCTATTCTTGGTATCAGGTTGAGAGTAGAGAACTGGAAGACCGTGTTGTACCCGAATTCAGATTTTGGCAACAGTTTTTATTTGTACAGGAAGTAGGAAGGTTAAAACTGTATCACCAATTCAGATTTGAAGAACGATGGAAACGGGATCATTTTAAAGGTGAACCCTATCATTTTTCCCAACGCTACAGATATAAGTTTACAATTTACACGCCATTGAATCATAATCATATCCAAAACAAAACTGTATTTCTCGCTCAAAATGCAGAAATTTTTATTCAGTCGGGTCAAAAAGTAATTTACAACAACCTGGAGGAAATCCGGGTCTTCAATGGTATCGGTTATTTGCTAAATAACAACTGGCAGTTTCAATTGGGTTATGCCTGGCACTATGCTCAAAAACCTGAAGGGCATAAATTTCGCCATCAGGATATCATAAGAATGTCGGTGTACCACAATATGGATTTAAGAAGGAACAAAGGTCCAAACCTCCATTAA
- a CDS encoding YiiD C-terminal domain-containing protein has translation MKLKPWAARWFMNLYPPNLLNRIVISKLSDDFREVDIKIKKSILNKNLQGSIFGGTLYSAADPYPALLYWQCLHQQDINTEAWLKKAEVEYHKPASTSILFKYKISEKEISEAMEELFKDGKFSRWHTVEGKDQSGDTCISIKSLIVLKLRKSK, from the coding sequence ATGAAACTCAAACCCTGGGCTGCAAGGTGGTTTATGAATTTATATCCACCTAATCTTCTAAACCGAATCGTAATTTCCAAGTTAAGTGATGATTTTCGGGAAGTAGATATCAAAATCAAAAAATCCATCCTAAATAAAAATCTTCAAGGCAGTATTTTTGGAGGTACTTTGTACAGTGCTGCAGATCCATATCCAGCACTATTGTATTGGCAATGCCTTCATCAGCAGGACATTAATACAGAGGCCTGGCTAAAAAAGGCTGAAGTAGAGTATCATAAGCCCGCCTCTACAAGCATTCTGTTCAAATACAAAATAAGTGAAAAAGAAATTTCTGAAGCCATGGAAGAACTATTTAAAGATGGAAAATTTTCCCGATGGCATACTGTTGAAGGCAAAGACCAATCAGGAGATACCTGCATCAGTATAAAATCGCTGATAGTATTAAAACTGCGTAAGTCGAAATAA
- a CDS encoding cytochrome c oxidase subunit 3 has product MNKKNTIQKDKKLSLDTIERIHPYKMLLFLGALGSFLIFTFLLIAFSVLHKHTDGQVFNLPKSFLISTFLILYASFTAFRAEQSLKSENTKSLLKYLGLTIVLSALFLSFQCYSWIEMYNRGLFFDGHPSSSFMYVLTGLHMLHLLIGFAFLIYSFAVIGRKTKDNVQELVFFTNPYEKTRLEVLFLFWHYMAGIWILIFLYLFFTF; this is encoded by the coding sequence ATGAACAAAAAAAATACTATTCAAAAAGATAAGAAACTTTCATTAGATACCATCGAAAGAATACACCCTTATAAGATGTTATTGTTTTTGGGTGCTCTGGGAAGTTTTTTAATTTTCACCTTTTTATTAATTGCCTTTTCTGTATTGCATAAGCACACAGACGGACAGGTATTCAATCTTCCGAAATCATTTTTGATTAGTACCTTTTTGATACTTTATGCTTCATTTACAGCATTTAGGGCAGAACAATCTTTAAAATCAGAAAACACCAAAAGTTTATTAAAATACCTCGGGCTGACGATTGTGCTCTCAGCGCTTTTTCTTTCTTTTCAATGCTATTCATGGATTGAGATGTACAACAGAGGTTTATTTTTTGATGGTCACCCTTCCTCTTCCTTTATGTACGTACTTACGGGTTTACACATGCTTCACCTTTTGATCGGTTTCGCATTTTTGATTTATTCATTCGCTGTCATTGGGAGAAAAACTAAGGACAATGTACAGGAATTGGTGTTTTTTACAAATCCATATGAGAAAACACGTCTTGAGGTATTGTTTCTTTTCTGGCATTATATGGCAGGAATATGGATTCTGATTTTTCTTTATCTTTTCTTTACATTTTAG